From the Syngnathoides biaculeatus isolate LvHL_M chromosome 10, ASM1980259v1, whole genome shotgun sequence genome, one window contains:
- the pxk gene encoding PX domain-containing protein kinase-like protein isoform X2, translated as MSYLAKANPGWLLLDDTVPLTAVIEVSQNVQSHTEYIIRVQRGVSSDKSWQVIRRYSDFDALNNSLMVSGVSLPLPPKKLIGNMEREFIAERQRGLQAYLDAVTQHPLLCFALPVKKFLDPNNYAVNYTEIALQQVSMFFRSDPKWEVAEPLQDVGWRIRKKYFLLKNKEQANERYLLSWVDLGPDKFLSDKDLQSTMKLLTSLSSPYVCPLLFSSTSESSALFIRPFVEAGSLRDHLCKVKPQENFLKKYGNPKKSQPLELSHIKLYGRQILEGLRLLHDSGLFFGHLHASNVMLDQGLCRLTDVENGVLGVPAALRPTVTRFRKINTSESVDVFCFGHLLYELASGRPPASVPVDSYPHVPYTSVVSVLRSILSTEACKSRMPTVSQLIQTPLFSDVALQHSEKPPLKVPSRLKEALRAAKERVEKRLQEEQKMLHQHRRLTRAQSHHDSEEERKRRKILARKKCRQSTCENEDDSVSVRNNNNSGSGASSPPTCPSSPTPPPTAEHAPF; from the exons GAGTACATCATCCGAGTGCAGAGGGGCGTGTCCTCGGATAAAAGCTGGCAG GTTATCCGGCGCTACAGTGACTTTGACGCTCTCAACAACAGCCTGATG GTGAGCGGCGTCAGCCTCCCTCTGCCGCCCAAGAAGCTGATCGGCAACATGGAGCGCGAGTTCATCGCCGAGAGGCAGCGTGGCCTGCAGGCCTACCTGGACGCCGTTACCCAGCATCCTTTGCTGTGTTTCGCCCTGCCCGTCAAGAAGTTTTTGGACCCCAACAACTACGCTGTCAACTACACAG AGATCGCCCTGCAGCAGGTCTCCATGTTCTTCCGCTCAGACCCCAAGTGGGAGGTGGCGGAGCCCCTCCAAGACGTCG GCTGGAGGATCAGGAAGAAATACTTCCTgctgaaaaacaaagaacaagccAACGAGAGGTACCTGCTCAGCTGG GTGGACTTGGGCCCCGACAAGTTCCTGTCCGACAAAGACCTGCAGTCGACCATGAAGCTCCTCACCAGCCTCTCT AGTCCGTACGTGTGCCCGCTTTTGTTCTCCAGCACCAGTGAGTCATCTGCGCTTTTCATCCGGCCTTTCGTCGAGGCGGGCTCGCTGCGAGACCACCTCTGTAAG GTGAAGCCCCAGGAGAACTTCCTGAAGAAGTACGGCAACCCCAAGAAGAGTCAACCTCTCGAACTGTCCCACATCAAACTCTACGGACGACAAATACTGGAG GGCCTCCGACTCCTCCACGACAGCGGCCTGTTTTTCGGCCACTTGCACGCGTCCAACGTGATGCTGGATCAGGGCCTGTGCCGCCTGACGGACGTGGAGAACGGCGTGCTGGGAGTTCCCGCGGCCCTACGACCCACCGTCACCCGCTTCAGGAAGATTAAC ACGTCAGAAAGCGTGGACGTCTTCTGCTTCGGCCATTTGCTTTACGAGCTGGCTTCTGGCCGCCCGCCCGCCAGCGTCCCCGTGGACTCCTATCCCCATGTCCCCTACACGTCCGTGG TGTCGGTGCTGCGGTCCATCTTGTCCACAGAGGCCTGCAAGTCACGGATGCCCACAGTGTCACAACTTATTCAGACACC GCTGTTCAGCGACGTGGCGCTACAGCACTCCGAGAAACCGCCGCTCAAG GTGCCCAGCAGGCTGAAGGAAGCGCTGAGAGCGGCCAAGGAACGTGTGGAGAAAAGACTGCAGGAAGAGCAGAAAATG CTGCACCAGCACAGGAGGCTGACCAGAGCGCAGTCTCATCACGACTccgaggaggagaggaagaggaggaagattcTGGCCAGGAAG AAGTGCAGGCAGTCCACGTGTGAGAACGAAGATGACTCAGTTTCCGTccgaaacaacaacaattctG GCTCAGGCGCCAGTTCCCCTCCCACGTGCCCCTCGTCCCCCACGCCGCCACCCACCGCAG AGCATGCGCCATTCTGA
- the pxk gene encoding PX domain-containing protein kinase-like protein isoform X1, which translates to MSYLAKANPGWLLLDDTVPLTAVIEVSQNVQSHTEYIIRVQRGVSSDKSWQVIRRYSDFDALNNSLMVSGVSLPLPPKKLIGNMEREFIAERQRGLQAYLDAVTQHPLLCFALPVKKFLDPNNYAVNYTEIALQQVSMFFRSDPKWEVAEPLQDVGWRIRKKYFLLKNKEQANERYLLSWVDLGPDKFLSDKDLQSTMKLLTSLSSPYVCPLLFSSTSESSALFIRPFVEAGSLRDHLCKVKPQENFLKKYGNPKKSQPLELSHIKLYGRQILEGLRLLHDSGLFFGHLHASNVMLDQGLCRLTDVENGVLGVPAALRPTVTRFRKINTSESVDVFCFGHLLYELASGRPPASVPVDSYPHVPYTSVVSVLRSILSTEACKSRMPTVSQLIQTPLFSDVALQHSEKPPLKVPSRLKEALRAAKERVEKRLQEEQKMLHQHRRLTRAQSHHDSEEERKRRKILARKKCRQSTCENEDDSVSVRNNNNSGSGASSPPTCPSSPTPPPTAGGRPPPPPTLDSSSSSSSASSSCSSAAAPPGARAALLSSIQGFSKGQLKKAQTVDRSRPVF; encoded by the exons GAGTACATCATCCGAGTGCAGAGGGGCGTGTCCTCGGATAAAAGCTGGCAG GTTATCCGGCGCTACAGTGACTTTGACGCTCTCAACAACAGCCTGATG GTGAGCGGCGTCAGCCTCCCTCTGCCGCCCAAGAAGCTGATCGGCAACATGGAGCGCGAGTTCATCGCCGAGAGGCAGCGTGGCCTGCAGGCCTACCTGGACGCCGTTACCCAGCATCCTTTGCTGTGTTTCGCCCTGCCCGTCAAGAAGTTTTTGGACCCCAACAACTACGCTGTCAACTACACAG AGATCGCCCTGCAGCAGGTCTCCATGTTCTTCCGCTCAGACCCCAAGTGGGAGGTGGCGGAGCCCCTCCAAGACGTCG GCTGGAGGATCAGGAAGAAATACTTCCTgctgaaaaacaaagaacaagccAACGAGAGGTACCTGCTCAGCTGG GTGGACTTGGGCCCCGACAAGTTCCTGTCCGACAAAGACCTGCAGTCGACCATGAAGCTCCTCACCAGCCTCTCT AGTCCGTACGTGTGCCCGCTTTTGTTCTCCAGCACCAGTGAGTCATCTGCGCTTTTCATCCGGCCTTTCGTCGAGGCGGGCTCGCTGCGAGACCACCTCTGTAAG GTGAAGCCCCAGGAGAACTTCCTGAAGAAGTACGGCAACCCCAAGAAGAGTCAACCTCTCGAACTGTCCCACATCAAACTCTACGGACGACAAATACTGGAG GGCCTCCGACTCCTCCACGACAGCGGCCTGTTTTTCGGCCACTTGCACGCGTCCAACGTGATGCTGGATCAGGGCCTGTGCCGCCTGACGGACGTGGAGAACGGCGTGCTGGGAGTTCCCGCGGCCCTACGACCCACCGTCACCCGCTTCAGGAAGATTAAC ACGTCAGAAAGCGTGGACGTCTTCTGCTTCGGCCATTTGCTTTACGAGCTGGCTTCTGGCCGCCCGCCCGCCAGCGTCCCCGTGGACTCCTATCCCCATGTCCCCTACACGTCCGTGG TGTCGGTGCTGCGGTCCATCTTGTCCACAGAGGCCTGCAAGTCACGGATGCCCACAGTGTCACAACTTATTCAGACACC GCTGTTCAGCGACGTGGCGCTACAGCACTCCGAGAAACCGCCGCTCAAG GTGCCCAGCAGGCTGAAGGAAGCGCTGAGAGCGGCCAAGGAACGTGTGGAGAAAAGACTGCAGGAAGAGCAGAAAATG CTGCACCAGCACAGGAGGCTGACCAGAGCGCAGTCTCATCACGACTccgaggaggagaggaagaggaggaagattcTGGCCAGGAAG AAGTGCAGGCAGTCCACGTGTGAGAACGAAGATGACTCAGTTTCCGTccgaaacaacaacaattctG GCTCAGGCGCCAGTTCCCCTCCCACGTGCCCCTCGTCCCCCACGCCGCCACCCACCGCAG GtggtcgtcctcctcctcctcccacgcTGGACTCGTCGTCCTCATCCTCGTCGGCTTCCAGCTCGTGCTCGTCGGCCGCCGCGCCCCCCGGCGCCCGCGCCGCCTTGCTGAGCTCCATCCAGGGTTTCAGCAAAGGCCAACTGAAGAAGGCCCAGACCGTAGACCGCAGCCGGCCCGTCTTctga
- the pdhb gene encoding pyruvate dehydrogenase E1 component subunit beta, mitochondrial, giving the protein MALSVKSVLRSGKNAVSVLRRRAFHRSAPAAAQVTVRDALNQALDEELERDERVFLLGEEVAQYDGAYKVSRGLWKKYGDKRIIDTPISEMGFTGIAVGAAMAGLRPICEFMTFNFSMQAIDQVINSAAKTYYMSAGLQSVPIVFRGPNGASAGVAAQHSQCFAAWYAHCPGLKVVSPWNSEDAKGLLKSAIRDDNPVVFLENELMYGVPFEMSDEAQSKDFTVPIGKAKIERQGSHVTLVSHSRYVGHCLDAAAVLAKEGIECEVLNLRTIRPMDVESIEASVMKTNHLVTVEGGWPQFGVGAEICARIMEGPAFNYLDAPATRVTGVDIPMPYAKILEDNSIPQIKDIIFSIKKTLNV; this is encoded by the exons ATGGCGCTGTCCGTGAAGTCCGTTCTCCGTTCCGGAAAG AATGCCGTGTCGGTGCTCCGGCGACGGGCCTTCCACAGGAGCGCGCCGGCCGCTGCTCAG GTGACGGTCCGAGACGCCTTGAACCAGGCCTTGGACGAGGAACTGGAGAGGGACGAGCGCGTCTTCCTGCTGGGGGAGGAAGTTGCCCAGTATGACGGCGCCTACAAG GTGAGTCGAGGCCTGTGGAAGAAGTACGGCGACAAGCGCATCATCGACACTCCCATTTCCGAG ATGGGATTTACCGGCATCGCGGTGGGCGCGGCCATG GCCGGCCTGAGGCCCATCTGCGAGTTCATGACCTTCAACTTCTCCATGCAAGCCATCGACCAGGTCATCAACTCCGCGGCCAAGACGTACTACATGTCGGCGGGCCTGCAGTCCGTGCCCATCGTCTTCCGGGGGCCCAACGGCGCCTCGGCCGGCGTCGCCGCGCAGCACTCGCAGTGCTTCGCCGCCTG GTACGCTCACTGTCCGGGTCTGAAGGTGGTGAGTCCGTGGAACTCCGAGGACGCCAAAGGTCTGCTCAAGTCGGCCATCAGAGACGACAACCCGG TCGTGTTCCTGGAGAACGAGCTGATGTACGGCGTCCCCTTCGAGATGTCTGACGAGGCGCAGTCCAAAGACTTCACCGTGCCAATCGGAAAGGCCAAAATCGAGAGGCAAG GTTCTCACGTGACTTTGGTGTCGCACTCTCGCTACGTGGGCCACTGTTTGGACGCCGCCGCCGTGCTCGCCAAGGAGGGGATCGAGTGCGAG GTGCTGAACCTGCGCACCATCCGGCCCATGGACGTGGAGAGCATCGAGGCCAGCGTGATGAAGACCAACCACTTGGTGACGGTGGAAGGCGGCTGGCCGCAGTTCGGGGTCGGGGCCGAAATCTGCGCCAGGATCATGGAAG GCCCGGCTTTCAACTACCTGGACGCTCCGGCCACCCGTGTGACGGGCGTGGACATCCCCATGCCGTACGCCAAGATCCTGGAGGACAACAGCATACCGCAGATCAAAGACATCATCTTCTCCATCAAAAAGACCCTCAACGTGTGA